GCCCGCAGATTTGGCCATAATCGCCGGCGGCGGACGGGCGGAACCAAGGGCGGGCGGGCGGCGGAAGGAGATGGGGAAAAGGCGCgagctgaaatgtccctcccgccaaccgcTTTACTGCGATATGGGGCACCGTAGGGGCGAGGCGGAAACCCACGTATTCGCGGGTTGGGGCCGAGATTTTGCCGCACCCCTAAAAAAATTTTGCGGGCCGGCCCCGCGCGGGGTCTGTTCGCGTGGGATTTTCCGCGtcgacccgcattttggcggttattttgcgggtcggggctttttgtggggtctgctagagttgctctttaGATGGTTCCCTTATCCGTTTTTACACAGACACGCTGCTGTCCATGCTTTATGTTGAGTATAcgattattaggaagtataggatagactaggatttggtcctgccttgtcttgtactccaagttaatcattgtactcctatatatatgcccacgaggctcaagcaatataacaacaattccaccaaatccctctctcccttccaacATGGTATCAGTCTAATCtcgatccaaaccctagccgccgccgcttccgcaccgcgccgcccccggggcggatCTCCATGATCGCCATCGGGGGCAGCGCCGCccatacctagggttcgtccgcccgtcatgttgatcggctgccctagagagtctttttctcgATCACTTAATCCGGATTTTCTCTCGCGCCATTCGTCTTGATCAgcgtttctttttggttttccgatccgtagatcggtttgcgtcgcctgCTGTCGTCAGTCGACTACAACGCGCGTCTACTTCATCGACATCTTCATCGTCTCCGGCTAGATGGTGCCTCGGGCTTGGCATGCTGGACGGCGGCCGCTTGGCCGGCCTTGCGCTGGACCTGCGTCCTCGGCTCCTCGGCGTGCAGCCCGCGGCCACTCACGCACCACGCGTGGATATGCTTGGCTCCAACGCCGGGCGCCGGATCGGAAATCCACTCCGCGCGTGGCCGTGTCCATGCACGTATGTGCTTGTGCATGGTGCGTGTAGGCAACTCGCGGCTGGAGGCTGCTCGTCTCCTCATGCATCAACTCAGCCTTCATGCACTGCTGTACATCTCATGCCCCTCTCAGTTGCACGCTTCTACCAGTGCCATGTCCAGCCGCCTGATGCATCTCGTCCGGTCCAGCGCCGAGGCGGCCCGTTAGGGCCAGCCGCTGTTCACGCGTCGGTCCGTCCGTTGCCCTGcaccggccgtcaccgccctgctccgaccgggatacctgcatcgccccgacccggcggcctcgtgccatgcgacggccaatcatagccgtcgcTCGCGCACCGGCCAGCCCATCGATCCACGTCACCCGCCTCTGCCGTGTCTGCACGGCGGCccggcggtctacctcgccggcctcgtcctcggctgcgtcgggacggctacgtcaggctcgtcggcttcctcaactcgggcgccgctgctccgttggtcgctcgggcctcgctgcccgggcgccggcgctgctttggcagcccgggtgccggtgctaACAAGCTTGTCCGCACGACGTCCCATGCCGTCCGTCGTCGCCGgcctcatctcggactccgccgccaccccgcctccaTCGAGCGGTGTCCCCGACCTCACGCGCGAttggcttgatcacccgctcgccgccgcgatccgcctcatctacaccGCACGACCGACCTGGCCtgtcggttacgcgcgcctccgcaggtcccgtgaagatcgtcctgAGTACCGCGCGCCTCTCCGCCGATCaagcatcgggctgccgctgcgtcgggCCGCagtgccgccgccccgtggttctcctcgcggctgcatcgactcgtgcgtcGCCGCTGCGTCGCTCCTTCAGGCCGTCGTGCCAcgatacgcggtccccgccgccaCCCCGAGGCCGTGCCCGCGgctgcaccgactcgcgaaccgccgttgcgtcgccccttcgggctgcAGCGTCGTGGCCCGCGGTCCCCGCCGTCACCCCGACCCGCCTGCCACCGATGCATTGCCCCTTTGGggcgtagcgccgcggcccgcggtccactccgccgtcaccgcgcgtcgacttcccgtggtatgcgccgcgccttctcccttggcgcgggaacgccaccgtccgcgtcgGTCTTCGTCaagctgtcagggttcttcgcctacttcgagcaccgccgccgcactcctaacctagccgccgccgccaccgtcaggccgccgccgccgctcttctttggccgccgccgccgctaccttcgtaaccaccgccgccgcccgtccacccccttcgtcttcgtccaagcaccacGTCGTCGCCAGCGTCACCGTCATCtgccccgaccacttcgtctactccgaccaccgttggtgacatcggccccgcgccgatggacgccgcaatcgtcgttgagttcttctctgctggcccctccgacttctccgacatggcgtacagctcgtgcaggtccctcgtctatgcatgcccggtgctggcaacaccgatgcgtgccttcatccacgacgtgtccccgggcctggcaagcctggtaggcgctttgtcaactttgtcttcgtccgtctacgcatgcccggtgctggcaacaccgttgcgtgccttcgtccatgatgtgtccccgggcttggcaaacccgccgcgacgcgtcatcaacaacatcTTCTCCCCggtgcaccactacttcgacaccactgcgcccatgctaactcggcacccccttgcgcccgcggctccacgacgacttcctcgacaccggtcaccccgactcgacatcgaccacggcattctttgcACGGCTACCTCGACTACGGCTACACCACCTACgttctcggctacctcgacaaacggcacaaagggctactgcctgcttgagcaacctcgtcggtttccactccagccacgactccatGATGCGTCGACCGTTGCAACTgtgggggtgtccgtcggcttgccttcagattcttcttcagtctcaccgtctgggtcgctaccgttgtgaccgcggggggatgttgagtatacgattattaggaagtataggatagactaggatttggtcctgccttgtcttgtactccaagttgatcattgtactcctatatatgcgcccacgaggctcaaacaatacaacaacaattccaccaaatccctctctcccttccgaCACTTTAGTCAGCAAACCTAATATTCCAACCCCTCTTCCATGGATCATAGCCTGTCCTTTTCAGGTGCGCCTGACCTAGATATAGATAGTTCCTCATCCGTCCAAAGCATGCTTCGCTAAGTGGGGGCAAAAGCTACAACTGCATTTTTTCCCATGCTCATGGTCATGCATGTTTTGACAATAGAATAAAATCAGAGCACATGTTTTGACAGGTTATGTCTGCAACCGTTTTCTTTAACCTTAGTTACATGGATAAAGTAAAATATGTGCATAACACACAcatcacacacgcacgcacaccacTACACACAATTGTTACGCGACTACACACACACATCTACGGACTATGCACATGCGACATCAGCAACCGTTTTGTTCAGTGTGAATGACATTTGTTCTTAGCCTAGCCTAACTAACGGATAGTCAGCTAACTGTTCAATCAAAAAGGGGCCGCGGCCTCACAGGTCAAGAGGCAACCACACGTACGATGCCTCCAACGGTGGCTGATGATGCAGCTGACACGATGCTATTGAATGAATAGCAATGACTGCTGGACGAATAATATGTAGTAATTAACACCACCTGCTTGCGAATAAAAAACGGTTGGCTGAATTTATATCAAATTCAAATAGTGGCAAATTCTTTCTGGGTGCTTAGAAGTCTTCGGCCGTTGACAAATTCCTTTATGTTGCAGCCAAATAGTTGATTCGTTCTATTGAAAAGACAATTTGTTAATCAAGTATCACAAACCATGTACTAGTAAACTATCATACGAAAACTCAAAACAGAAGCAGGCAGCAAGCGACAGAGAACCACCCCGCAAACAAAAATaagcaagcgagagagagagagaacagatcATGCGTCGTCGACTTTCTAGAGTGCAACCAACTCATGGAAGAATTGAGATAAGGACTCCTCCCCTGCCCTCCCTTCTTTTTTGAAGACTAACAAAGATTGTCTATACACAATGCTCAAGGGGACCTGCGATGTTGTGGCCATGCATAGATGGAGCCTTATATATGGCCACAAAACAGCTCAAAAGAATGACAACAAACAAAAAATCTAGGATGATAGTGTTGTGGACGAGACCATTCAGGATTAACCCTTAGAGGCATATTTTTAACCTTTAAGAACTAGTCGTTAGCCAAGGCTCGAACACAGGCTACACTCCTTACGGGCCTAGCCAATAGGGTGACACCCCATTCTCACCGGTCACTCCAACCAAGCATGGATGCATGCTTGCAAATCGTGCTCCATGCATGACCGTCCAAGCGAAAACAATGGCCACCCTAACTATGTAGAAGCAAATTTTCAAACccttttcttgttttttacatgcCATTTTATTTTTGCGAGTGCCCTTTTCTAGATTACTAAAAGAGACATAATGTCTCATCTTCTCGATGTCACCATAATATGAAAAAGGAATGGCACAATTAGGATTTCTATAATGAACCAACACAACATAGGCAACTCACGAACACATGCTTTtgtaaacaaaaccaaaaaaactcATGCATACATATAGCACCACAATTTTATCTATGTTTCAAATCTTTCGAAATATATGCAATTCTCATGTCCAATAAATATATTATAAAAACTTTTAATTCAGACGGGGATATAAATTTCTCTTTCCCGGAATGGTCAAGACTCACGACTACATAACAGTTCATTCTTGTGTTGTTGCCAGCAGAGAGAATCAAAGAAAAGGCTTAATAGTATTTCATTCCTTACTTTCCTGTCATGGTACCACAAATACAAAGATTGCAAGCCATTAATACTACGATAATGAATCTTCAACACAGGTAGATGATCATCACCTGCAAGCACGATGAATAATATAACTAGATTGGCAATGAACTAAGAGATTGACATCCATCCATGCATACGATGCGTCAATGGATAGTTTAACTCGGACAGACTCAGACCCTCACTCTCGGACTCGCACTCGTACTCAGAACTCGATATGGATCTTGTCTTCTTCTCCTCAGAATGGGAACCCCATGTTCGTCCCAGTTGCCTGCTGCACCATCTCTATCCCAGTGGCTATCCCCATGGGTGGCGGCATCTCCATATCAGCAGGGAACTCCGACGGTGGCATCGCCATAGTCACCTGCTTCTTCTCCGTCCCGGCGGCAAACCCTTGTTGCGGCGACATCACCATAACCATATGTTGCATCTCCATCCCAGCGCCAAACCTGGACGGTGGAGGAATCGACATAAGACTCTGCTGCATATTCATGCCATAGGCCAAGCCCGGCGGAGGCATCGCCATTGGCATATGGTGTGTATCCATCCCTATGGCGAATCCTTGAGTTGGAGGCATCGCCATATGCATCTGCTGCATCTCCATCCCAGTGTTAGTGCTGGTGCTACCAAACTCAAGGGTACTTCCACCAAAGTGCTGTTGCGGCAGTGGCACCCCAGGCGCCTGGAACGCGCGAAGGATGTTCTCCATCCCCAGGTTCAGGAGTACCTGGTTTGCACATTCAGAGACGGCGACCCGCACCGGCATCAGCTTGGCGGCGAAGGCCATCATCTCCTCCTCCCCCATGTCACCTAGTTCGGGGTTAAGCCAGACCGCAATCTGGTCCCCCACGGCgcgcttctttgccatggcctccTCCATGCACTCTTTCTGCATCTTCACCTCCTTCAGCTGCGTGCGCAGCTCGCCGTGCTGCAGGTGCAACTTCTTCAACTTGTTATTGTCGGTGGCACTCAGGACTCCCGTCCCGTCGCCCGCCAGGAAGCGGTCTATGACGGCCTCAGCGGAGGGGTGgccgaaggagaaagcattgccaGCGGGTGAGTAGGCAATGGCGGCTACCTCGGCGCCGCACATCACCGCCAGCTCGTTGGCTTTGTTAAACAGACCCTGCCGGCGCTTGGTGAAGCATACCTGCCGGGCGCCCTCCTTCTCGACCCGCCGCATGATGGTCTTCTGCCGCCCATTGCCACCCTTCCGCTTCGGTGCCATTGCTCGCTCAGAGAAAGGAAGAGGAGAGCAGGTATAGATTTGTGTTTGTCTATGTCTCAGGGTCGTACGTGCTTATATAGAAGCCGAGAGAAGATGATGAGGATTGAGAAATCGCTGTGCTGGGCTAGCCCGGGCGTTAAAACAATTGGCAACTCATAATTGGCAATGAGGTATTGTTCAGTATTCTCTGTCTATGACCTGTCACGCGTATAAGCATAACTCGACCAGTACGATCCAGTATTTCAAATAAGGTTTTTAATTGCTTCCTTCCGTTTTGTTGCGTGTTTTTATTAGGTAAGGTTTAAGAATGAGCGCAATGAGATCTTTCCTCATCATCTGTCTATTTTAGTAGGAAACGAATCAATCTTGGCCCGGAAAAAGAAGGGTCTTTTACATTTGTGTCCCTAActtgaacccactactcagatttacccctaattttGAAGTGTGCTTAAATTTACCCCTGTGTCGTGaggtgcccttacagaaatgccctttcTTGTCGTTACTGTCTGGTCAAACGGCTTTGACCGCCTACGGGGCGGACATTTTTACCCCCGGAAAAAATAAAACTGAAATTAaaagagaagagagggagagggcTTACCTTTTGGCCCAACTGCACAGCGCAACGCCCAGCCCATCTCCCCAGTCATAGTCTTCCTCCGCTCGTCGACTGCGCACACGCCGGTGGGTGCCACGGTCAGCCGCTGTTTGACAGCTGCCGCCACAGTAGCTCCAGTAGGGCTGCTTCGCGACGTACACGGCCCTCTGGAAAACCATAGCTAGCTTTCCTTCCCTTCCCACGCTCTCCTCCCCTTAGCCGCATCTGAGAA
This window of the Triticum aestivum cultivar Chinese Spring chromosome 5D, IWGSC CS RefSeq v2.1, whole genome shotgun sequence genome carries:
- the LOC123125434 gene encoding agamous-like MADS-box protein AGL61; protein product: MAPKRKGGNGRQKTIMRRVEKEGARQVCFTKRRQGLFNKANELAVMCGAEVAAIAYSPAGNAFSFGHPSAEAVIDRFLAGDGTGVLSATDNNKLKKLHLQHGELRTQLKEVKMQKECMEEAMAKKRAVGDQIAVWLNPELGDMGEEEMMAFAAKLMPVRVAVSECANQVLLNLGMENILRAFQAPGVPLPQQHFGGSTLEFGSTSTNTGMEMQQMHMAMPPTQGFAIGMDTHHMPMAMPPPGLAYGMNMQQSLMSIPPPSRFGAGMEMQHMVMVMSPQQGFAAGTEKKQVTMAMPPSEFPADMEMPPPMGIATGIEMVQQATGTNMGFPF